One segment of Salvia splendens isolate huo1 chromosome 20, SspV2, whole genome shotgun sequence DNA contains the following:
- the LOC121782985 gene encoding protein ENHANCED DISEASE RESISTANCE 2-like — MCSVKHKQKHQNSQNHHRISPSTATSGSGEDWRDVAIATGSLKHVDLNTGSNGWASPPGDNFSVRGPNYLAKKAKTPAGEWLMNPAGVDWLRSSAKLDHVLARTDNRVMTALRASKCEKSSKTFIIAINLQVPGREHYSAVFYFSSKIDEPIVSNPLFHQFINGSDAFRNSRFKIVNKIVKGPWIVKSAVGNYSACLLGKALNCYYHRGPNYLEIDVDIGSSAIASAILKLALGCVTAVTVDMGFLVEGQKEEELPERLFGAVRICQMEMSSATFVDSAAVATSKVLPMSSGGESENEV, encoded by the coding sequence ATGTGCTCTGTAAAGCACAAGCAGAAGCACCAAAACAGCCAGAATCACCACCGCATCTCCCCCTCCACCGCGACCTCCGGCAGCGGCGAGGATTGGAGAGATGTGGCCATCGCCACCGGATCGCTGAAGCACGTCGACCTCAACACCGGATCCAACGGCTGGGCATCGCCGCCGGGGGACAATTTCTCTGTCCGCGGTCCGAATTACCTCGCGAAGAAGGCTAAAACCCCCGCCGGCGAGTGGCTGATGAATCCCGCCGGCGTCGACTGGCTCAGATCCAGCGCAAAACTCGATCACGTCCTCGCGCGGACGGACAACCGCGTGATGACCGCGCTACGCGCATCGAAGTGCGAGAAATCTTCTAAAACGTTCATCATCGCGATCAATTTACAAGTCCCCGGGCGCGAGCATTACTCCGCGGTTTTCTACTTCTCCAGCAAAATCGACGAGCCGATTGTCTCGAATCCGCTGTTTCACCAGTTCATCAACGGCTCCGACGCCTTCCGAAACAGCCGATTTAAGATCGTGAATAAGATCGTCAAAGGACCGTGGATTGTGAAATCGGCGGTGGGGAATTACTCAGCGTGTTTGTTGGGGAAGGCATTGAATTGCTACTATCACCGCGGACCTAATTATTTGGAAATCGATGTCGATATCGGTAGCTCCGCAATCGCCTCCGCAATTTTGAAGCTGGCGTTAGGTTGCGTGACGGCGGTGACGGTGGACATGGGGTTTTTGGTCGAGGGGCAAAAGGAGGAAGAGCTCCCCGAGCGGCTGTTCGGCGCCGTGAGGATTTGTCAAATGGAGATGAGCTCCGCCACGTTTGTTGATAGCGCCGCCGTTGCAACGAGCAAGGTTTTGCCGATGAGTAGCGGCGGCGAAAGCGAAAATGAGGTTTGA
- the LOC121782070 gene encoding protein TIC 55, chloroplastic-like, with amino-acid sequence MAVLQLQSIPTITIPSPQPKLSKSSITLYSRRRLSPSHYHQLQKHRLKRSAVAEEISAAEVDQSVIGDEETLRQKETVGYDWSEEWYPLYLTKNVPDDAPLGLTVFDKQVVLFKDGAGELRCYEDRCPHRLAKLSEGQLFDGRLECLYHGWQFEGNGKCVKIPQLSKGAKIPSSACVRTYEIKDSQGVIWIWMSRKSPPNPAKIPWFENFERPGFRDLSTIHELPYDHSILLENLMDPSHVPISHNRSDSNAKREEAGPLYFEVTERTGRGFAGRWGRERDVSLPNHIPNFLRFEAPCVLQSNREVIDKKGQKIYFSGLFLCRPSGQGKSMLIVRFGNTMKPSFVFKLLPKWFLHQTASKILEEDMGFLSSQNEILVREKAPTRELYINLKTSDTWVAEYRRWMDKVGHGMPYHFGHSTVSLPENPALVEHAPAGFTASLSASQPAKGGIGTMHAPNPANRYFRHVIHCKGCRNVVKSCHVWKKALSIAAAVSTALAILASGRMSRVLLLLAAAVFVAGIQICSSVIAMNTTNYIRSHRRL; translated from the exons ATGGCGGTCTTACAGTTACAATCGATTCCCACCATCACAATTCCATCACCACAACCAAAACTCTCAAAATCAAGCATCACATTGTATAGCCGACGACGCTTGAGCCCCAGCCACTATCACCAACTGCAGAAACACCGCCTGAAACGGAGCGCAGTCGCCGAAGAAATCTCAGCGGCGGAGGTCGATCAAAGCGTGATTGGCGATGAAGAAACTCTCAGGCAGAAGGAAACAGTCGGTTATGATTGGAGCGAAGAATGGTATCCGCTCTATCTCACCAAAAACGTCCCCGACGACGCGCCGCTTGGCCTCACGGTGTTCGACAAGCAGGTCGTCCTGTTTAAAGACGGCGCCGGCGAGCTCAGGTGCTACGAAGATCGCTGCCCCCACCG ACTAGCAAAACTTTCCGAAGGTCAGCTATTTGATGGTAGATTGGAGTGTTTGTACCACGGTTGGCAATTCGAAGGCAATGGTAAATGTGTGAAAATACCACAG CTCTCAAAAGGCGCAAAGATCCCATCATCGGCTTGTGTGAGAACATACGAAATCAAGGATTCACAGGGCGTGATATGGATCTGGATGTCGCGTAAGAGTCCTCCCAATCCTGCAAAAATACCTTGGTTTGAGAATTTTGAGAGGCCAGGGTTTCGAGATTTATCAACCATCCACGAGCTCCCCTATGATCACTCCATCCTTTTAGAGAACCTTATGGATCCTTCCCATGTTCCTATCTCACACAACAGATCAGATTCTAATGCGAAAAGGGAAGAAGCAGGGCCGTTGTATTTTGAGGTGACTGAAAGGACAGGGCGAGGCTTTGCTGGCCGGTGGGGTAGAGAAAGAGACGTATCATTGCCAAATCACATCCCGAACTTTCTGAGGTTTGAGGCACCTTGTGTACTTCAGAGTAACCGGGAAGTCATTGACAAGAAGGGCCAGAAGATCTACTTCTCGGGGCTGTTCCTCTGCAGACCATCGGGGCAAGGGAAGTCTATGCTCATAGTTCGCTTTGGGAACACGATGAAGCCCTCATTTGTGTTCAAACTGCTTCCAAAATGGTTCTTGCATCAGACAGCTAGCAAGATTCTTGAGGAAGACATGGGGTTCCTTTCCTCTCAGAATGAGATTCTTGTGAGAGAAAAAGCTCCGACAAGAGAGCTCTACATCAACTTGAAGACGTCAGACACGTGGGTTGCAGAGTACCGAAGATGGATGGACAAAGTTGGACATGGAATGCCTTACCATTTCGGCCACAGCACAGTTTCTTTACCAGAAAACCCTGCACTGGTCGAGCATGCTCCAGCCGGATTCACTGCCAGCCTCTCGGCTTCTCAGCCAGCTAAGGGCGGCATTGGAACAATGCACGCCCCGAACCCTGCAAACAGATACTTCCGGCATGTGATCCACTGCAAGGGGTGCAGGAACGTCGTGAAGTCTTGTCATGTGTGGAAGAAAGCTCTCTCTATTGCTGCTGCTGTTTCTACGGCTTTGGCAATTCTGGCATCAGGGAGGATGTCGAGGGTGCTGTTGTTGCTCGCGGCTGCAGTTTTCGTGGCTGGGATTCAGATCTGCTCGAGTGTGATTGCAATGAACACAACCAACTACATAAGAAGTCATAGGAGGTTGTGA
- the LOC121781183 gene encoding aspartyl protease family protein At5g10770-like, whose amino-acid sequence MATPHFLSTFIKSSFLFLVFISSFLDQTHAFEAKNTKIQHSFHTIQISSLFPASVCSPSKDSIKKRPSTLEVFHRHGPCSKLSQDEVVATPSLSDILAHDQSRVKSIRARLDSIRTMDKVKDEKVNLPAHSGSSLGSGNYLVSMGLGSPKKTLSLIVDTGSDLTWTQCQPCMRSCYKQQDPIFDPKTSTSYSNVSCTSTTCSELSSATGNTPSCSLGTCVYGIQYGDQSFSVGLFSKDTLTIATDVFPDFMFGCGQNNRGLFGRTAGLIGLGRDPLSIVSQTATKYGKYFSYCLPSKSSSTGYLTLGKATSGSVQFTPFDSSHGSSFYFISITSIAVSGQQLPIGGAVFKTAGAIIDSGTVITRLPPAAYSALSAAFKQGMKKYPAAPAFSILDTCYNLSNYTSISVPTVSFTFDGEVMIDLSPSGIMIAVSSTVACLAFAGNGDAANIGIFGNTQQLAFEVVYDVVGGKLGFAAAGC is encoded by the exons atgGCCACTCCCCATTTCCTCTCCACTTTCATCAAatcttctttccttttcttgGTTTTTATCTCAAGTTTTTTAGACCAAACTCATGCTTTTGAAGCCAAAAATACCAAGATTCAACACTCTTTCCACACAATTCAGATAAGCTCCCTTTTTCCAGCCTCTGTTTGCAGTCCTTCCAAAG ATTCAATCAAGAAGAGGCCATCCACACTAGAAGTTTTCCATCGGCACGGCCCGTGTTCGAAACTCAGCCAAGACGAAGTCGTCGCAACGCCATCTCTAAGTGACATTCTCGCTCATGACCAATCCAGAGTTAAGTCAATCCGAGCTCGTCTGGACTCCATTCGGACCATGGACAAAGTCAAGGATGAAAAGGTCAACCTCCCCGCGCACTCTGGGAGCTCCCTAGGCTCAGGAAACTACCTAGTCTCCATGGGCCTAGGTAGCCCTAAGAAAACCCTCTCCCTCATCGTCGACACGGGGAGTGACCTAACATGGACCCAATGCCAACCGTGTATGCGATCCTGCTACAAACAACAAGACCCAATATTCGACCCCAAAACGTCAACCTCATATTCCAATGTATCATGCACCTCAACCACGTGCTCTGAGCTATCCTCCGCCACAGGCAACACGCCCAGCTGCAGCCTTGGGACGTGCGTCTACGGCATCCAGTACGGCGACCAGTCATTTTCAGTAGGATTGTTCAGCAAAGACACACTCACCATCGCCACCGACGTTTTCCCGGACTTCATGTTTGGCTGTGGCCAAAACAACCGAGGGCTCTTCGGCCGAACCGCCGGACTAATCGGCCTCGGCCGGGACCCGCTCTCAATCGTGTCGCAGACCGCGACAAAATACGGAAAGTACTTCTCGTACTGCCTCCCCTCAAAGTCGAGCTCCACGGGCTACCTCACGCTCGGGAAAGCTACATCGGGAAGCGTGCAATTCACACCGTTTGACTCATCTCATGGCTCCTCATTCTACTTCATCAGTATTACCTCCATCGCCGTCTCGGGCCAGCAGCTCCCGATCGGTGGAGCTGTTTTCAAGACTGCCGGCGCGATCATAGACTCCGGCACGGTGATCACACGCCTGCCGCCAGCAGCATACAGCGCCCTGAGCGCGGCGTTCAAGCAGGGGATGAAGAAGTACCCGGCGGCGCCGGCATTCTCTATCTTGGACACGTGCTACAACCTCTCGAACTACACGAGCATCTCCGTCCCCACCGTGTCGTTCACATTTGACGGCGAGGTGATGATCGACCTCAGCCCGTCCGGGATAATGATCGCGGTTAGCTCCACGGTGGCGTGCCTTGCCTTCGCCGGGAATGGAGACGCCGCCAACATCGGAATTTTTGGGAACACGCAGCAGCTGGCGTTTGAAGTAGTGTACGATGTCGTTGGAGGGAAGCTGGGATTTGCAGCTGCTGGATGTTGA
- the LOC121782071 gene encoding peroxidase 18-like: protein MDYVYKLLMLMSSITLCLLPFSSCSAPSVGFYAGSCPAAEIMVKNTVRSASDLDPTIPGKLLRLLFHDCFIEGCDASILLQGNGTERSDPGNASVEGFAVIDSAKRLLEIFCPGTVSCADILALAARDAVQYTGGPSVQIPTGRRDGRISAAANVRPNIIDTSFTLDEMAKLFSIKGLSMDDLVTLSGGHTIGRSHCSSFNNRFKVDLSGNVTVIDSSLDRQYAVQLTKMCPACARDDSITVNNDPGTPFQFDNQYYRIVLEHKGLFQADSALVNDDRTRSKVIEFANSEDGFFENWAVSFLKLSMIGVKTGDDEGEIRQSCSMPNK from the exons ATGGATTATGTGTACAAATTGTTGATGCTTATGTCTTCTATCACTCTATGCCTCCTTCCATTCTCTTCTTGCTCGGCTCCCTCTGTCGGTTTCTACGCAGGTTCATGCCCCGCAGCTGAGATCATGGTGAAGAACACAGTGAGATCAGCTTCCGATTTGGATCCCACGATTCCCGGGAAGCTCCTTCGCTTGCTCTTCCACGACTGCTTCATCGAG GGCTGTGATGCTTCCATACTACTTCAAGGTAATGGGACGGAGAGAAGCGATCCCGGGAACGCATCTGTTGAGGGATTTGCAGTTATAGACTCAGCAAAGAGATTGCTCGAAATCTTCTGCCCGGGAACAGTTTCTTGTGCCGACATTCTTGCACTGGCTGCTAGAGACGCAGTTCAATAC ACAGGAGGGCCGAGCGTGCAGATTCCGACAGGAAGGAGAGATGGTAGGATTTCAGCAGCTGCAAATGTGAGACCAAACATCATAGACACAAGCTTCACATTAGATGAGATGGCTAAGCTCTTCTCTATCAAGGGTTTGTCCATGGATGACCTTGTAACCCTCTCAG GGGGTCACACAATCGGAAGATCGCATTGCAGCTCATTCAACAACCGGTTCAAGGTCGACCTGAGTGGAAATGTTACAGTGATCGACTCATCCCTGGACCGGCAGTACGCGGTCCAGCTAACGAAAATGTGTCCTGCCTGTGCCAGGGATGATTCGATCACTGTGAATAACGACCCGGGCACGCCCTTTCAGTTCGACAACCAGTACTACAGGATAGTGCTGGAGCACAAGGGGCTTTTCCAGGCTGATTCTGCACTGGTAAATGATGATAGAACGAGGAGCAAAGTAATTGAATTTGCAAACAGTGAAGATGGTTTCTTTGAGAATTGGGCAGTTTCTTTCTTGAAACTTAGCATGATTGGGGTTAAGACTGGTGATGATGAGGGAGAGATTCGGCAATCTTGTTCGATGCCTAATAAATGA
- the LOC121782202 gene encoding putative pentatricopeptide repeat-containing protein At3g25970 codes for MRALQFLRETAPLNLSCVAAAHCDAIKSSLITDTYISNKLISRYQKCKELNASLKVFDEMPQRDTASWNTVISGHVNSGSFSTAWEFLKTMKGLGFPFDAYTFGSILKGIVASGGLMYGRQVHADIVKMGFGDNVYAASALLHMYAVCSGVEDANKVFRHMKERNTVSWNTLIGGFSEVGNLCRCLELFRCMEIEGVGVDDATFAPILTLLCDAEFYELTRQIHGSIMKRGLEYESTVLNATITAYAECGSVGAAEKVFDTAIENRDLVTWNSMLAAYLDHGLEECCFAVFLDMMRGRLKVDAYTCSTVISACSGDAKWSLGKSLHCLVVKRGLEQTTQVSNALISMYLKSDGQNMDDALRVFEHIDVKDHVSWNTILTGLSQNGASENAIRLFQQMHLNYLKIDQYAFAAVLRSCSDLATLNLGRQVHVLVLKSGQEENEYVASALIFMYSKCGIIEDARQSFEASQKGSSVTWNSVIFAYAQHGQGKGALELFYLMTQRQVKLDHITFVAALTACSHIGLVDEGLDLLKYMESEYGVPARMENYACAVDLLGRAGRLMEAKELIDDMPFEPNVMVWKTFLGACRACGDIELATRVADNLMELDPGDHCTYVLLSDMYGQLKKWDEKAAMKRLMRDKSVKKVPGWSWIELHHDVHSFNADDHSHPRSLEIYDALEELMNEMRNSDDPLVIDIHQDDLDLANGNWMVNSDDCIQSVLV; via the coding sequence ATGAGGGCTCTGCAATTTCTCCGCGAAACTGCTCCTCTCAATCTATCATGTGTTGCGGCGGCTCATTGTGACGCCATCAAATCATCGCTCATCACAGACACCTACATTTCCAACAAACTCATAAGCAGGTACCAAAAATGCAAGGAATTGAACGCCTCCCTGAAGgtgttcgacgaaatgcctCAAAGAGACACCGCTTCTTGGAACACCGTGATTTCCGGCCACGTGAATTCCGGGAGCTTTTCCAccgcatgggagttcttgaaAACTATGAAAGGACTCGGCTTTCCGTTCGACGCCTATACTTTTGGCAGCATACTCAAGGGCATTGTAGCAAGTGGCGGATTAATGTATGGCCGGCAAGTTCATGCTGATATTGTGAAGATGGGATTTGGTGATAATGTATATGCTGCTAGTGCTCTTCTGCACATGTACGCCGTTTGCAGTGGAGTCGAGGATGCGAATAAGGTGTTTAGGCACATGAAGGAGAGGAATACCGTTTCTTGGAATACTTTGATTGGGGGGTTTTCGGAGGTGGGAAATCTGTGTCGTTGTCTTGAGTTGTTTCGGTGTATGGAGATTGAAGGTGTTGGAGTCGACGATGCAACGTTTGCACCTATTCTGACATTGCTCTGTGATGCTGAGTTTTATGAGTTGACAAGGCAGATCCATGGGAGCATTATGAAACGGGGGCTGGAGTACGAGAGCACTGTGCTTAACGCCACGATAACTGCGTATGCAGAGTGTGGAAGCGTTGGAGCTGCCGAGAAAGTGTTTGATACAGCTATAGAGAATCGGGATTTAGTGACATGGAACTCGATGTTAGCGGCTTATTTGGATCATGGTCTGGAGGAATGTTGCTTCGCTGTTTTCTTGGATATGATGAGAGGGAGGTTGAAGGTGGATGCTTACACGTGCTCCACTGTTATAAGTGCTTGCTCTGGAGATGCAAAATGGAGCCTCGGAAAATCCTTGcattgcctagtggtaaagagGGGACTAGAGCAGACAACACAAGTATCTAATGCATTGATTTCTATGTATTTGAAATCTGATGGTCAAAACATGGACGATGCGTTGAGAGTTTTTGAACATATAGACGTGAAGGACCATGTATCGTGGAACACAATTCTGACCGGTTTGTCACAGAACGGTGCCAGTGAAAATGCCATAAGGCTCTTCCAGCAGATGCATTTGAATTACCTGAAAATCGACCAATATGCATTTGCGGCAGTCTTGAGATCTTGCTCAGATTTAGCCACGCTCAATTTGGGCCGGCAGGTTCATGTTCTGGTGTTGAAATCAGGCCAGGAGGAAAATGAGTATGTCGCTAGTGCATTGATATTTATGTACTCTAAATGTGGGATCATTGAAGATGCTCGCCAATCCTTCGAGGCCTCTCAGAAGGGAAGCTCTGTGACATGGAACTCGGTCATTTTTGCATATGCACAACACGGGCAAGGGAAAGGTGCGCTTGAACTGTTTTACCTCATGACACAGCGACAAGTGAAGCTGGATCATATCACTTTTGTTGCTGCTCTAACTGCGTGCAGTCACATTGGTTTGGTTGACGAAGGTTTGGATTTATTGAAATATATGGAATCTGAATATGGAGTTCCAGCCCGGATGGAGAATTATGCGTGTGCAGTTGACTTGCTTGGAAGAGCTGGACGTCTCATGGAGGCAAAGGAACTGATTGATGATATGCCTTTTGAACCCAATGTGATGGTTTGGAAAACATTCTTAGGTGCTTGTAGGGCGTGCGGTGACATAGAACTGGCGACTCGGGTAGCTGACAATCTGATGGAACTCGACCCTGGAGATCACTGCACTTATGTTCTTCTTTCTGATATGTATGGCCAACTTAAGAAGTGGGACGAGAAGGCTGCCATGAAAAGGCTGATGAGAGATAAGAGCGTCAAAAAGGTGCCAGGTTGGAGTTGGATAGAGTTGCACCATGACGTTCATTCTTTTAACGCAGACGACCATTCACACCCTAGATCCCTAGAAATATATGATGCACTGGAAGAACTAATGAATGAAATGAGAAATTCTGATGATCCTCTGGTCATAGATATTCACCAGGATGATCTGGATCTTGCTAATGGAAATTGGATGGTGAATTCCGATGATTGTATTCAATCTGTGCTGGTAtaa
- the LOC121782543 gene encoding probable protein phosphatase 2C 59, producing the protein MGYLNSVLSQSTSQVHVDTAPVSGGGLSQNGKFSYGYASSPGKRSSMEDFYETRIDGVDGEVVGLFGVFDGHGGARAAEYVKHNLFSNLIRHPKFISDTKSAISDAYSHTDSEFLKSENNQNKDAGSTASTAILVGDRLLVANVGDSRAVICRGGDAFAVSRDHKPDQTDERQRIEDAGGFVMWAGTWRVGGVLAVSRAFGDRQLKQYVVADPDIQEEKVDDTLEFLILASDGLWDVVKNEEAVSMTKPIPDPEDSAKRLMQEANQRGSGDNITIVVVRFLAAKVESSHTTTTQ; encoded by the exons ATGGGTTATCTGAACTCAGTATTGTCACAGTCTACAAGCCAAGTCCACGTCGATACTGCCCCGGTCAGCGGCGGTGGCCTTAG TCAGAATGGAAAATTCAGCTATGGATATGCAAGTTCTCCGGGTAAAAGATCTTCAATGGAAGATTTCTACGAGACAAGGATTGATGGTGTTGACGGAGAGGTGGTCGGTCTCTTTGGAGTCTTTGatg GCCACGGTGGAGCTCGAGCTGCAGAATATGTCAAACATAACTTATTCAGCAATCTGATAAGGCATCCAAAATTTATTTCTGACACTAAATCAGCTATAT CGGATGCCTACAGTCATACGGATTCGGAATTCCTGAAATCTGAGAACAATCAGAACAAAGATGCTGGATCTACTGCTTCCACAGCTATCCTTGTTGGCGATCGGTTACTGGTGGCAAATGTTGGAGATTCAAGAGCCGTCATTTGCAGGGGTGGTGATG CTTTTGCTGTCTCTCGAGATCATAAACCAGACCAGACAGATGAGAGACAACGGATTGAAGACGCTGGTGGCTTCGTGATGTGGGCTG GCACTTGGAGAGTCGGAGGAGTGCTTGCTGTATCTCGTGCATTTGGTGATAGACAGCTGAAGCAGTATGTCGTTGCTGACCCAGATATTCAG GAGGAAAAGGTCGATGACACCCTCGAGTTTCTCATCCTCGCCAGCGATGGGCTTTGGGACGTGGTGAAAAATGAG GAGGCTGTTTCTATGACTAAACCGATCCCAGATCCCGAAGATTCTGCCAAGAGGCTGATGCAAGAAGCTAACCAGAGAGGAAGTGGCGATAACATCACCATTGTAGTTGTCAGGTTTCTGGCTGCAAAAGTGGAATCATCTCATACCACTACCACCCAATAA